Below is a genomic region from Miniphocaeibacter halophilus.
TATTAGTTTTGTAATTGTTTCAAAAATGTAAAAATTTCTCATTTATTTAAAAAGCAGATTTTTATATTAAAAAATTAAGATTTATTTTTTTATATATTTTTTTATTACAGTAATTAACAATCTTCCAAAATCTAATTGAAAATAATATTCTTATCTTTCATATAACATTGGTTTTTAAAGCTTTCCTACTTTCTTTTTCTTTATTGTATTTTAAAGAATCTATATTAAAGACTTAAATTTAATTTGATTTTTCTATATTTAAAATAGATTTTAAACTTTAATTTTAATAAAAATATAAAAAAATTACTTTAATTTAAATTTTTTCATCTTTTATTAACTATTTTAATTACTTGAATTTTAAAATTTAACCTATTGAAATCTTAACATTTATGATAATCATGATACAATTATTTTAAGTAGGTATGGTTATTATTAATATATTTTCTACTAATAGTATTAATTAACTTACTTATATTAATTTAGGAGGTGAATAATATGAAAAATTTATATGAAAAATACTTTACTAAACAAAAAATGATGCGTACAGTATTAATTCCATTAATAATTATAAGTCTTTTTTCTATTTATAATTTTGGATGGAGAGTATTGGCCTTGCTATTATTAAACTTATTTGTTGCAATGGTTATTGAATATTTGTGTGAAGTTAAATTGTATAAAAGGAAAAAAATCTCTGAAGCGGTAATTATTACCAGTATTCTTTATACTATGACATTGCCGGTATCGTTACCATTTTGGATTTCCGCAGTAGGAATCGCTTTCGGAATATTCTTTGGAAAAATGGTTTTTGGTGGCTTTGGTAAAAATATTTTTAATCCTGCCTTAGTTGGTCGTGTTTTTATCTATATTAATTTTCCAAACCCATTAACAATTGCTTGGAATGAAGCTGCTAAAGGATTACCTGGAGGTTTCGGTGCTTTTACCTTACCTCATATCGATGCCTTATCAACAGCTACGCCAATGTTAGCTTTTAGAAATGAAGGTGTTTTAACAAATATTTCCGATTTATTAATAGGAAATGTTTCAGGGGCTATTGGAGAAACTTCAAAAGTTCTAATAATTTTAGCTGCTATTTACTTAATTTATAAAAAAGTTGCTTCTTGGCAAATAATGGCAGGTTCTGTATTAGGTTTTTCAGTTTTATCTGGGATTTTAAATCTTATGGGAGTAGAAACAATACCTAACCCTATTTATGGAATGTTACTTGGTGGTTTTTTACTTGGTACAGTATTTATGGCAACAGATCCTATTTCTGCTGCAAAAACCGTTCCTGGAAAGTGGATTTATGGACTT
It encodes:
- a CDS encoding RnfABCDGE type electron transport complex subunit D, with the protein product MKNLYEKYFTKQKMMRTVLIPLIIISLFSIYNFGWRVLALLLLNLFVAMVIEYLCEVKLYKRKKISEAVIITSILYTMTLPVSLPFWISAVGIAFGIFFGKMVFGGFGKNIFNPALVGRVFIYINFPNPLTIAWNEAAKGLPGGFGAFTLPHIDALSTATPMLAFRNEGVLTNISDLLIGNVSGAIGETSKVLIILAAIYLIYKKVASWQIMAGSVLGFSVLSGILNLMGVETIPNPIYGMLLGGFLLGTVFMATDPISAAKTVPGKWIYGLIIGIVTVIIRGFALFSGGMMFAILMGNTFAPIIDYVVRQRKANKKSKEAVV